The genomic interval tgttctttttttttggtgtgtttagtttcgtgtgcaatgtgtttcgtgctttgcccgcgtttgactacttttttatgtgccttttccttttttcggtgcttgttgcgactcatttctgtgactcctttttgtatgtgctcactccttttttttgtggtcttgtccgcctctcgcggcccctcatccgcctttgtcgccctcttttgtccgcctttctccgactctcgcggactgtttttgcgcctgcgcctctcgcggaccctcatccgcctgtctcgccctcttttgtccgcctttctcggctcctcagccgactctcgcggactctttttgcgcctgcgcagtacgtctttttgcagctacggcccattgccggatgtgcctgcgtccatcatccggtttagcattctcggttagtaatatggattattggcactctaaaactctagcacttcagtcactcccagataatcaaacaaggcatgagctgggacaacttagtgaacgttctgcaacggtgggggatggaatagccggctgcttgctggctcgtcttaatcggcacatttagaagacaaaagagaggcaagaacagatttaaggtgggctggatctacgagttttttcgtagactctggtaattctagtgttaagagatcgccgatcacgataattcaggatttttttccggccacatttcttcctcgaagacgatgggtccccactatccttccagtttttaataatgcgttggacagttcttaacccaattttagtagttccaatctccttagatgttttctctgcttgatgcatgccaatgatttgacccttctcaaacagactaacatcttttccacgaccacaagatgtgtctttcgacatggttaagaaatgagaagcaactcattgcaccagttggggttaaataacttgttgccagctgaaagataatcgcccatgcagtaattatccaataggaggcttgtacctatttgcttagttaaatccaggtggcgacttttttattgaccaggcagtgtagtatTGCACAATGCACATACATGTGTGTGATATGTCAGCATGACTGGGTGATGAGAAAGGCAATACTCTGAATAAAGACAAGAACAAACTtttcccttcactttttttcaaattcatGATTCTGAAAATTCAACAGTGTAAAAACACATGTGGTCAACAGTTACAAAAATACTCCAGTAAATTAGCTTGTAGaaacttttcatttattaaagtgATGGTAATGTATTTATGTCTTTACAGACTTGGGTACATACATTTATAGTGTTGTGAGTAAACTACATGATATACTGTCATCTtggacagagaaaaataaataatacattttatttatatagcacctttcccatgctcaagttaATACATTAACTGATTTGTTTAATTCCAAACTGATCTGTTTCATTACATGTTTCATTGCAGTTTTCTATTCGTACCCAAAAGAAATGAAACGTTTTAAACACAACAACACTAAGTGAATTTTGACTGAACACATGCTACACAGAATGTGTTAGGGTTTCATTGTGAAATCAGGAccaaaaacatactttttatcCTGTTGTGACTTTGAGGATATCTTTGAATTACATGACAAGATCATATTACTTCAGGCTCTGTGGTCAACtccattgtaatattttattccTATATTATCATCCATATACATATGAACCTGCTCATCTCATAACTTCAAATTCAAGGATGGAGTAATGAAATAAAAGCTCATTAAAAGGCAGAGGCAGTATTTTAAATTCTGTAGATAAATTCAAGCAACACAAAGGAACAACAATTTCCCTCTCAAGGAATGCATGGCCAGTTGTACCTAAGTTTAGGTCATCCAGAGTATGTTCTATTGCAATGATTATCTTATTCTGCTGAAGCGTTTAGTTTTGAAtgcaaatatttaataatgtgTATACTGCCCAGAATTTCTGAAAAGAGAAACAATCATTATATgccatacatacacacaataaAATACTTAGTGACCTAGACTTGTAAAAACTAATGTTAAAATAGTGtcgtctaataataataatacttactgTAATAAGTCATACTCCACATAACTGATCTTcaatagcagttttttaaaaattactaaacAAACAAATGTCAAGACTCTTTTCTGTactttaagatttttaaaatataagtgTGATACACTGCTATTAATAAGGAAGACTTGAAAGACTTGAAGACAGTGAGAACAAAAAGTCAGCTTGatttactgcattcatttaaGATTTATTACTTACATCTTCAAAAAGTCTTTACTGATGTCTATGCATATGTGATGCTTTTACTTCATTTGCAAGTTTTCATAAAATCTAGTAAGATAGTTAGGTATAAATGTAACTTTCCTACCTGGACTGAGGGACAGTTTTGTCTACAAATAGAAATATTGCTTTTTCTGAAGGCAGCTGGATACGTTTTCTTATAATCCACATAAACTGCGCCACAGTAATATCAGATGGTACAAGGTACTTTCGTTTGTCGATATCGACAATCTGTGACCCAGACACTTTTTCCACAATAACCTGAAATGCAGCACAAGgatttatgtaaatagaaaaatacaagatTATCAATTACCAAAGCCTAGAAATCAAACTATGTACAGCTGGAATGGCACATTAATTTCAGACAAGAATAGGCTTGCTTTTACTTCAAATCATCATTTACTTAATTATTGGAGGCTTACAAAATACACACAGTAATATTCTCTAAAATATTGTATAATCATTCTGATCATAGTTATCACTTTTAACCTTTACAAGCTAAGAATAAGAATACATGGAACAACCAAACTGTTTTTACCTCACCTATGTCCCTCCTCCCTAATACAGACCACTTTAAAGATACTCACCGGCACTCTGTCGGGGTATTTGGCTCTGATctttgcagactctacacatctgTGCTCTGGCAAAGGGAAAATAGAAAAGATAATTTACAAAACTCATAAAACACAGGAAAAGAATGCACTTtattatactatacagtatatacaagattTGAACAGTACCACCCATGACaatgtatacagtactgtacactaAGACCCAGAAGTATGTGGACATTCATAAAGTTATTATTTTAGTtgtttaccaaaacagctttaatcTGAGAGTATTTACATCCAAATCTACTGAATGGTTTAGGAATTACAGCACTTTTTATATGTTGTCTCCATAACAGGACAATTGACTTTCAAGGCCTTCTCCCTTTTCATTAATAATTAAGCAGGTAAAAAGTTCTGGAGTTGATTCCAGGGGTGGAATTTGCTTTATGAAGCTGTGCTGTGAACTCTTAATGAGATCCAAAGAGCTGTCAATGCAATTAAAGTAGGTCATCATTAGGATAAGAAAGCAAAGCAAACCCATGAAAGAGACAACAGAAATATTAGTAGTGACCAAATCAACAATTTGGTGgtctctttaaaaaaatgaatgcactaGTGAGTTCAGTAACACCAAAAGGTATGGATGGCCATGGATTACATAATTCACTCCTTGGTGATGGAAAAACCTTTCACAGCATGTAGCCAAGTCAGTAATGCTCTCCAGGATATAGGCGTATCATTTTCAAAGACAACAATCAAGATAAGACattatgaaagtaaatacagagggatTACCACAAGGTGCAAGACACTGGTGCACCTCAAGAATAGGAACACCAGGTTAGACTGCCAGaaaacatctgaaaaagccagcCCAGTTCTGAAAAAATATTCTTTGGGCAGATGATGATCAATCAACACGTACCAGAATAATGGAAGAAGTATGGAGAAGGGAAAACAGACTCATGATCTGaagcaaacatggtggaggcagtgttatggcatggatatgcatggctgccaatggagCTGGGTCACTAGTGTTTACTGATATGAATGCTGACAGAAGCAGCAGGATGAATTCTTAAGTGTATGGAGTTGTACTGTCGGCTCTGATTCAGTCAAATGTTGCAAAGCTGATAGGGTGTCACTTTGCAATACAAattgacaatgacccaaaacaatgaaaattcacctcagtatgtgcgtctcgggaactgcaggtctgacattgtggtcaacagcacaggagcgccgcaggggactgtgctttctccggtcctgttcagcctatatacatcggacttccaatacaactcggagacctgccatgtgcaaaagttcgctgatgacacagctatcgtgggctgcatcaggagtgggcaggaggaggagtataggaacctcatcaaggactttgttaaatggtgcgactcaaaccacctacaactgaacaccagcaaaaccaaggagctgatggtggattttaggaggcccaggcccctcacggacccagtgatcatcaggggtgactgtgtgcagagagtgcagacctataaatacctgggagtgcagctggatgataaactggactggactgtcaatactgatgctctgtgcaagagaggacagagccgactatacttccttagaaggctggcgtccttcaacatctgcaataagatgctgcagatgttctatcagacggttgtggcgagcgccctcttctacacggtggtgtgttggggaggcagcataaagaagagggacgcctcacgcctggacaaactggtgaggaaggcaggctctattgtaggcatggagctggacagtttgacatctgtggcggagcaacggacgctgagcaggcttctgtcaatcatggagaatccactgcatccactgaacagtatcatctccagacagaggagcagcttcagcgacagactgctgtcactgtcctgctccactaacagactgaggagatcgttccttccccacactatgcaactcttcaattccacccgggggttaaacgttaacattatacaaagtttttgtctgtgatacctgccttgcactctccaccttgcattttttaacttgcactgtatttttatcactttttaattactattgtttttatcagtatactgctgctggagcacgtgaatttccccttggggattaatcaAATATCTATCTACTAgttatttagcccgttacaataacgggcgctagaacagtagtggataaacattagtaggaacagtctatattaaatggcaagggactttgacctcattctttttgttggtcgtatttttctttctttcagcctttcttttgttgatgtttacttgctgagctgaccgttcttcgtgggctgtggccgtgtattgtgtgtctttaattttctgtgacagtaacacTGTCTTGtgcagctctattcaataagggcgcgcacaaaaaggcgagcttcaaaagggcgacctcaattgagcgcggcgaataaaggcgttcgtagataatttagttcaaatggctctggaatatgtgaagagcaacaaaggtacagatctttatttacgcgcgcctttattcgctgcacccaattgaggtcgcccttttgaggctcgcctttttgtgcgcgcccttattgaaggatactgtcttatacgtccgctggcttgtacatccgtaatatacctttaattttctctggcggtaatacaggcgtgcgcgtcagtaatatgcctttaatctcctctgccactaatactggcttgtatgtggctgtaatatgcgtcactgtattgtgtacctttaatttcctctcgcagtaatactggtttgtatttccgtaaaacgcctctaactttctctgacaataatatcgcgcatcgcaccgtgccccgcgcatgcgcacttcatcagaagacacccacacacggacacctggacgcacatagggattttatatatatagatatttcgAAAGCAACCCatgtgcttttcaaggcaaaatgGTGGAATGTTCTTCAATGTCCAAGTCAATTACTTGACCTCAACCcagttgagcatgcatttcacttgctgaagacacaACTGAAGGCAGAAACaccaacgaacaagcagcaactgaagagagCAGCAATAAAGGTCTGGCAAGTATCGCTTAGGAGGGAACACAGCATTTGGTGATGTGCATGGGTTCCTGGCTTCATGCAGTTATTGACTGCAAAAGAGTTTTGAACAAGTATTGAAAATTAAtcgttatacagtaatccctcctccatcgcgggggttgcgttccagacccacccgcgaaataagaaaatccacgaagtagaaaccatatgtttatatggttatttttatattgtcatgcttgggtcacagatttgcgcagaaacacaggaggttgtagagagacaggaacgttattcaaacactgcaaacaaacatttgtctctttttcaaaagtttaaactgtgctccatgacaagacagagatgacagttccgtctcacaattataagaatgcaaacatatcttcctcttcaaaggagtgcgagtcaggagcagatgtcacagagatagagaaaagcaaacaaatcaatagggctgtttggcttttaagtatgcgaagcactgcggcacaaagcagttgaaggcggcagctcacaccccctccgtcaggagcagggagagagagacagagtttgtttttcaatcaaaaatcaatacgtgcccttcgagcttttaggtatgcgaagcaccgtgcagcatgtcgtttcaggaagcagctgcacaaaagatagcaacgtgaagataatctttcagcatttttagacgagcgtccgtatcgtctaggtgtgcgaacagcccccctgctcaatccccctacgtcaggatcagagaaagtgcgcaagagagagagaaaagtaagcaatctagcttctcagccatctgccaatagcattccttgtatgaaatcaactgggaaaaccaactgaggaagcatgtaccagaaattaaaagacccattgtccgcagaaatccgcgaaccagcaaaaaatccgcgatatatatttaaatatgcttacagataaaattcgcgatggagtgaagccgcgaaaggcgaagcgcgatatagcaagggattactgtatttatgattgttagtttatccagttacttttgagccccagaaaAGGGGAGGACAAAGTATAAAAagactgtcattcctaaacagctcatatgatatttttgttaaatctcttggaataaaagtgaaaatatactgtacatttcaattaGATCGACTCCTGAATTTCATATTCACCGTGGCAACATGCAAAGACACAATGatgaaaactgtgtcactgtccaacACTGTATTGTGCTGTAtgcaaaaagcaaagaaaaccaGAGCATTTTGGAAAAATCTTCTGAGTGTCATGATGTCTAAATCACTACACAATTCACATCAACAAAATATAACCAGGTtagaattttaaatggaaaatatcTTAAATATAAAGTGTATATTTAAAGATCTTAATTCCCACAGGTGGCACTAACTAATTTTACGACTGCTACAGAGATTCTGATACAAAATGATCAGTCTACACAGAGCATTTAGATTCACTTTGGATTTTGTAGTGATATGGGATGGAAACATCATGATATAATGTATGCAGGAAGGGGAATGGGCATTTATGTTAATGTGCAATGGTAAAAGGGCAAGCACAGCACAATTAGAACTAAAATGTGTAATGGTAGCGGtacagtgatgcagtggtagcactgctgccttgtaacAAGGAGGctggggttcacatcctgggttaTCACtgagtggattttgcatgttctccttgtgtctgtttcctttgggtgttctggtttccttccacaatagaagacctgcaggttaggtaaactggcaattctaaactagccctggtgtatgtatgtatgtatgtgtgttcatcctgtgatggactggtgccatatgtttgctgggataggctgcagcttccCTGCAACCATGAtcaagattaagcaggtttagaagatggatggatgtataatcgAGACATTGAAATGCTGACTGAATTTGTCCTTGTTACTGCTAGATATACTAGATATTTCTGCATGGAACATTTACTAGTATTTGGAAACTAGAGCGTTCAACACAATTTACTAGTGTAAGgaagtttattttgaaaacaacatATTAGTGATTTGTTGACAGAGAACATACACAGTAATGTAGATGTTGCTGAAAGTATTGATaccctttcattttttaaaaataatcacaattttcCAAGAAACAggttgaaactgacaaaagtaattggcatccACAATTCGTAATTCTATATTCCACATAGCAGACACTTTGCATTTGTCTATGCATTATGTAATTACAGgtagtaatttataaaataaactgaagtcaACTGTATTGAACATAATCTGTATTTCAGTATTGTGATATTTGCTCATTTGTGGCTTAATATTAAGTCTTGTTTGATCATATGGTGTATTAAtcacataattttaaatacttggtaATGCAGAAATAAGACAGGCAAATATTTTTCACTGCACTAAATTTTTTAATGATCAGAAACGTTGTTGCAATATCCTAGTTTTTAGACACAAAAGAGATACAAGCGGAGTATGTACATTTAGCCCACATCCTTTGCTTTAGGCCAAAGTACTGTCATTTAccaaatgatatttattttttagggAACAATTTTCCTTTGAAATTTTGTCTCCATTTCCTTTTCATCATTCCAGTGCTTTGTTTCCATTCTGAAGTTACACACAAGGCAGCACTAACGACTGGATGACATTGCTGCAATTGGATATCATGCAAGACTGTGTACCGCataatgtgaaaaattaatttcCTGTTAATAAAAGCAGTTTTACTGACTTTGATTCAACATGTGGCACTGCTGCTCAAACAGCATAAACACACAGTTCTAAATTAAGAGTCCAAATCCCAGTACGTGCAGAAAATCTTAAGGCCCTATTCTTTGACTTGAACTCGGATGGCAGTGCCAACCTGGGGACTGTGTGTGAAATATTATGTTGTTGTGGTTTAAACAGATATGTATCTATGGAATTATTAAAGTGTGCCTCTACTTATTTAAACGCAGTATTCTGCATCAGCTCCCAGGTATGTACAgtgttttaaaagatgaaacCAGGAGAAGGGCCAGTCTTCATGCATGGTATGTATAAAAGGAAAAGGAGAGGTGCCCTCCGATATGAAACATCTTCAGACTCACTTACCATAAACTCAATATAAAACCTGAGTAAGCTCTACCACTATAGGTTTCAGGGAAGGTTATCTGGTTGAAGATGCTTGGATTTCATTTTTCTAGTGATCTGGCTGGGCACACAATAACAGCTTCGACTGCAGCTTCACATTTGGTTTAGGAGCTAAAAATTACAAGATGTATGTCTGTAGTTGAGAAGACATGAAAACTTATTTTTCACCTACATGAAAAATTGACACATTTAACTCGGAGACCACAATATgagatttttttctaatatattaCACCACAGACCAATAGTAAACATATTCAGGGCTCAACTACCTTTTTATATTTCTCTCTGTGCTGTTGAAACTTCACTGGAGCTCAGTTTCTTAAATGTTATCTATCCCATTTAAGTTTAAATGCAACACTGCATGGG from Erpetoichthys calabaricus chromosome 9, fErpCal1.3, whole genome shotgun sequence carries:
- the gabarapl2 gene encoding gamma-aminobutyric acid receptor-associated protein-like 2; its protein translation is MKWMFKEDHSLEHRCVESAKIRAKYPDRVPVIVEKVSGSQIVDIDKRKYLVPSDITVAQFMWIIRKRIQLPSEKAIFLFVDKTVPQSSLTMGQLYEKEKDEDGFLYVAYSGENTFGF